A single window of Geothermobacter hydrogeniphilus DNA harbors:
- a CDS encoding B12-binding domain-containing radical SAM protein: MNSCPAITFATLHVRRSAQAVSLAAGCLAAALPEEIRSGCRLLDFYPDQPVAAMADRILAERVDLLALPTYLWNCNILTVLCTEIRNRSPQTLIACGGPEATARAAAILKQKTCDLVISGEGEKHFSDLVLALAAGDDWRRLPGMTLMGPDGIVSNPDKTVSRLSVQTDSPWLCGLLQPTTEGGVLWETARGCTFGCDFCFDSGGHHQVRPLPEERLVAELELFQRRGVSQVWVLDSTFNFPPARGKQLLRLLAVHGRGIHFHLEAKADFLDRETVALLAAVDCSVQVGLQSAHAEILRRVHRPFDPEVFSRAINLLNAEGITFGLDLIYGLPGDNLAGFCRSLDFALQFAPNHLDIFPLAILPGTQLAARAATEGIQHQPEPPYEVLATPDLPRAELEQCRELAAAVDLFYNTGRAVGLLPTLLRSLQIEAVNFFTDFANWLQRDQGLYRDALLATETWSSAEVLAMQESFIQHLLLKRGHPELLPAALDLLRYHFHYAEAHLGDEVLPPSRPLQKERAWDTPWSLAPGVRLVPFHYEIVDLLDLEGADLTAIGELLRPVGSVALFVRRQNEVWCESLEEDFLKLLQNCDGRHSPAEIFAGSIAPREGMELVDFAVAEGLLEQIPPT; encoded by the coding sequence ATGAATAGCTGCCCGGCCATCACCTTCGCCACCCTGCACGTCCGCCGTTCCGCCCAGGCGGTCAGCCTGGCCGCCGGTTGTCTGGCCGCTGCTCTTCCGGAGGAGATCCGGTCCGGTTGCCGACTGCTTGATTTTTATCCGGACCAGCCGGTTGCGGCCATGGCCGATCGCATCCTGGCTGAACGGGTCGACCTGCTGGCGCTGCCGACCTATCTCTGGAACTGCAATATCCTCACGGTTCTCTGTACCGAAATCCGCAACCGCAGCCCACAGACACTGATTGCCTGCGGCGGCCCGGAGGCTACCGCCAGGGCCGCTGCCATCCTGAAGCAGAAAACCTGCGACCTGGTGATTTCCGGAGAAGGGGAAAAACACTTCTCCGACCTGGTTCTGGCCCTCGCCGCCGGTGATGACTGGCGGCGACTGCCCGGCATGACCCTGATGGGACCGGACGGGATTGTCTCCAACCCTGACAAGACAGTGAGCCGACTCTCCGTCCAGACCGACTCCCCCTGGTTGTGCGGCCTGCTGCAACCGACCACAGAAGGCGGTGTCCTCTGGGAAACCGCCCGCGGCTGTACCTTCGGCTGCGACTTCTGCTTCGATTCCGGCGGGCACCACCAGGTCCGCCCCCTGCCGGAAGAACGGCTGGTCGCCGAACTGGAACTGTTTCAACGTCGGGGGGTCAGCCAGGTCTGGGTTCTCGATTCAACCTTCAATTTCCCGCCCGCGCGCGGCAAACAACTGCTGCGACTGCTGGCTGTCCACGGGCGGGGCATCCACTTCCATCTCGAAGCCAAGGCTGATTTCCTCGACCGGGAAACCGTCGCGCTGCTGGCCGCGGTCGACTGTTCGGTCCAGGTCGGCCTGCAGTCCGCCCACGCCGAGATCCTGCGCCGGGTTCACCGCCCCTTCGATCCGGAAGTTTTCAGCCGGGCGATCAATCTCCTCAACGCCGAGGGCATCACCTTCGGCCTCGACCTGATCTACGGCCTGCCCGGCGACAACCTTGCTGGCTTCTGCCGCAGCCTCGATTTCGCCCTGCAGTTCGCCCCCAACCACCTCGACATCTTTCCACTGGCGATTCTGCCGGGCACCCAACTTGCGGCACGCGCCGCCACCGAGGGCATCCAACATCAACCCGAACCGCCCTACGAAGTTCTCGCCACCCCGGACCTGCCGCGGGCGGAGCTGGAACAATGCCGCGAACTCGCCGCCGCCGTCGACCTGTTCTACAACACCGGTCGGGCAGTCGGCCTGCTGCCGACCCTGCTGCGCTCGCTGCAGATCGAGGCTGTCAATTTCTTTACCGATTTCGCCAACTGGCTGCAGCGGGACCAGGGGCTCTACCGCGACGCGCTGCTGGCCACCGAAACCTGGAGCAGCGCCGAGGTTCTGGCGATGCAGGAAAGCTTCATCCAGCACCTGCTGCTCAAACGCGGACATCCCGAACTGCTGCCCGCCGCCCTTGACCTGCTGCGCTACCACTTTCACTACGCCGAAGCCCACCTCGGCGACGAGGTCCTCCCCCCTTCGCGGCCGTTGCAGAAAGAACGGGCCTGGGACACCCCCTGGTCCCTGGCGCCGGGGGTCCGACTGGTCCCCTTCCACTACGAAATTGTTGACCTGCTCGATCTTGAAGGAGCCGACCTGACAGCCATCGGCGAACTGTTGCGGCCGGTCGGCTCGGTGGCGCTCTTCGTCAGGCGGCAGAATGAAGTCTGGTGTGAATCGCTGGAGGAGGACTTTCTGAAACTGTTGCAGAACTGCGACGGCCGACACAGCCCGGCCGAAATTTTCGCCGGCAGCATTGCCCCGCGCGAGGGCATGGAACTGGTCGATTTCGCGGTCGCGGAAGGGTTGCTGGAACAGATACCGCCTACTTGA
- a CDS encoding response regulator — MATLLLIDDVELFLQLEKSFLQESGHDILTRTSAVEVLTELPLLEPDLILLDLYMPDLDGDDFCRRLRSDERWQRLPVIMVTAGGKEEEIRRCLEAGCDDYLTKPVNKNELLEKVERLLGGLRHRTAERVAASLRVRLQQRGKSLSATVGDVSRNGIYVRSRNELAVGSLVEILLELPTGDQLQVLGKVKRVKPGAEAGMGIYFIHPEPQGIAALESYLHQQASAAVQQPLPVVDDRTKSEADLSVEELRRQNADLLARIRELEEENREFAEQLIQSEDVNNNLTNLYIASSRLHSVLDREQVIEIIKEVVINFVGAEKFALLLWNKQENCLCFEAGEGFESDEFPAVAAGEGIVGGAFASGETYLQEGVVTAGSDDPLQPLVAIPLKIHDEVMGVLAVYQLFVQKESFASVDHQLFSMMAEHAATALFSATLYGQSERKRKTYQGMMDLLLK, encoded by the coding sequence ATGGCCACCCTGTTGCTGATAGATGACGTCGAGCTGTTTCTTCAACTCGAAAAATCCTTTCTCCAGGAGAGCGGTCACGACATCCTGACCCGGACCTCCGCCGTCGAGGTTCTGACTGAACTTCCCCTGCTTGAGCCCGACCTGATTCTGCTTGATCTCTACATGCCCGACCTTGATGGCGATGATTTCTGCCGCCGGTTGCGCAGTGACGAGCGCTGGCAGCGGTTGCCGGTGATCATGGTCACCGCTGGCGGCAAGGAGGAGGAGATCCGTCGTTGCCTTGAAGCCGGTTGTGATGACTATCTCACCAAGCCGGTCAACAAGAATGAGCTGCTGGAGAAAGTCGAGCGCCTGCTCGGCGGGTTGCGTCACCGGACCGCGGAGCGGGTCGCGGCATCATTGCGGGTGCGCCTGCAGCAGCGGGGCAAAAGCCTCAGCGCCACCGTCGGTGATGTCTCCCGCAACGGCATTTACGTCCGCAGCCGAAATGAACTGGCGGTCGGCAGCCTGGTCGAGATCCTGCTTGAACTGCCGACCGGTGACCAGCTGCAGGTTCTCGGCAAGGTGAAGCGGGTCAAGCCCGGCGCCGAGGCCGGCATGGGCATCTATTTCATCCACCCCGAGCCGCAGGGGATTGCCGCCCTGGAGAGCTATCTTCATCAGCAGGCGTCAGCCGCGGTGCAACAACCGCTTCCCGTCGTGGATGATCGGACAAAATCCGAGGCCGACTTGTCGGTCGAGGAGCTGCGTCGGCAGAACGCCGATCTGCTGGCGCGGATCAGGGAACTTGAAGAGGAAAACCGCGAATTCGCCGAACAGCTGATTCAGAGCGAGGATGTCAACAACAACCTGACCAACCTCTATATTGCCTCTTCGCGGCTGCATTCGGTCCTCGACCGCGAGCAGGTGATCGAGATTATCAAGGAAGTGGTGATCAATTTCGTCGGTGCCGAGAAGTTTGCCCTGCTGTTGTGGAATAAACAGGAAAATTGCCTGTGTTTCGAGGCCGGTGAAGGCTTCGAAAGCGACGAGTTCCCCGCCGTCGCCGCCGGCGAGGGGATTGTCGGCGGGGCCTTCGCAAGCGGGGAAACCTATCTGCAGGAGGGAGTGGTGACCGCCGGTTCCGACGACCCGCTGCAGCCGCTGGTCGCCATTCCGCTCAAGATTCACGATGAAGTGATGGGGGTGCTGGCGGTTTACCAGCTGTTCGTGCAGAAGGAATCCTTCGCCTCGGTTGACCACCAGCTGTTCTCGATGATGGCCGAGCACGCCGCCACCGCCCTCTTTTCGGCGACCCTCTACGGCCAGTCCGAACGTAAGCGCAAAACCTATCAGGGGATGATGGACCTGCTGCTCAAGTAG
- a CDS encoding thioredoxin family protein: MRIDILCKPDCGQRCERTLENVRHVLEDLAVNAEVHVYRDRRKMIDNRVYVSPALVLDDNLRIAGRVPEPAEIRSMIIERPRYRRRLSDVA; this comes from the coding sequence ATGCGTATCGATATTCTCTGCAAACCCGATTGTGGCCAGCGTTGTGAACGGACTCTGGAAAATGTGCGCCATGTTCTTGAGGACCTGGCCGTGAACGCCGAAGTTCACGTTTACCGTGATCGGCGCAAGATGATCGATAACCGGGTCTATGTATCTCCGGCCCTGGTTCTCGACGACAACCTGCGGATTGCCGGACGGGTGCCTGAACCGGCTGAAATTCGCAGTATGATTATTGAACGGCCGCGTTACCGGCGGCGCCTGTCGGATGTCGCCTGA